Proteins encoded in a region of the Natrarchaeobius halalkaliphilus genome:
- a CDS encoding ABC transporter ATP-binding protein, whose amino-acid sequence MGTTTLLRIEEVHKTFGGIVALDQFTATVNEDEITGLIGPNGAGKTTLFNVITGVLTPDSGSIRFEGKELTSLKSHQICHEGIGRTFQTPKPVRSLTVRENLQVARKYGVGDNEKRETIQSINEVIELFSLEEKQDTITKELQLVEQKFVDVARALVTGPKLILLDEIMAGLNPTEKQEMMSTIKTINTEFGSTFLIIEHDLGIIRSISDRIITIHEGSELTSGSPEKVMENDKVREAYIGK is encoded by the coding sequence ATGGGAACGACAACACTCCTGCGTATTGAGGAGGTGCACAAGACCTTCGGAGGAATTGTTGCGCTTGATCAGTTTACAGCAACGGTCAATGAAGACGAAATAACAGGTCTGATCGGTCCGAACGGGGCTGGGAAAACGACGCTATTTAATGTGATTACCGGTGTCTTGACACCGGATTCAGGTTCGATTCGATTCGAGGGAAAAGAATTAACAAGTTTGAAATCACATCAGATCTGTCATGAGGGAATTGGTCGGACCTTCCAAACACCCAAACCAGTCCGTTCGCTGACTGTCAGAGAGAACCTCCAAGTCGCTCGTAAATACGGTGTTGGCGACAATGAAAAGAGAGAAACAATACAATCAATCAACGAAGTAATCGAGTTGTTTTCCCTCGAGGAAAAGCAAGATACGATAACAAAGGAACTCCAACTCGTTGAGCAAAAGTTCGTTGACGTGGCTCGAGCACTCGTGACTGGTCCGAAATTGATTCTTCTGGACGAAATCATGGCCGGGTTGAATCCAACCGAAAAGCAAGAGATGATGTCGACAATCAAGACAATCAATACAGAGTTCGGTTCTACCTTCCTGATTATTGAACACGACCTCGGTATAATCCGTTCGATCTCAGACCGAATTATAACGATACACGAAGGTAGCGAACTCACCAGTGGCTCGCCCGAGAAAGTAATGGAAAACGACAAGGTCAGGGAGGCATACATTGGCAAATAA